The nucleotide sequence GCTGCTCCCAGGTTCAGCCAAAGGTAAGGGGACCACTTGAGCAGGGGGTTGTTTTGAAAGCCGCAATGCTGGATGTGGTTAAAAAGTTGCAAAGGGGAGGTAGGGATTGTGAAACAGTAGTTTATCCCGTACGCAGGGATCTCCTGCCGATGACCCTGGACATACTGTCCATACAGTCTCAGTAGATGCACACAGGAGGCATCAAGACTTACCCAAACCCATTAGGATTTCTTGACACTTTTTCCTGCACCTAggtctttttattctattttgctGTGTCCCGTTTtatgctttttttccccacttccccttactaaagtctcaatttACCGCTGAGGAAAccagatttattttatttactgatATTTATATTAGTAGCCGAGAAGAAGAAGAATAGTGAAAAACTTACAAGTCACATTTGAGGAAGTTTTCTTGAGATGATGACACTTTATGGCTGGTCAGGGCATTGTTTCTTAAAATGAGAATAGATAATCTGGTGGGCTTCCTCCCTCCAAGTAGCCGTATCATGCTCACTAATGATAGAGGAGAGGTGTTAAGGAGGACAGGACTTGCTTGGTGCGTGTCCTTTGAGGCTGCGGTTCCCAGATGCTCCCTTTTATTCCGTTAAACAGAACAAGCCATTGTGAGCAACCCTCAGAAGAGTTTCCTGGATTTGAGAAGAAAGTATCTCTCTTGGAAGCTGTTTTTTTATGGCTAACAGTGAGTCTTATCTATGTAGCTGTGACACTAGAGATTAGAGAAGAAGATATGCTAAAAGAAACGCTTGCATATGGTCTGTAGATTAAGGGCAAAAGGAGGTTTTTGTCATGgaaatattttttgtttacttCATCACTTAGCATTTTTTACACTTGGTTTGTTTTGTATTGCACTCAATGACTACACGATCAAATGAATGGATTTATTTCTACGGAATGAGAAAGACAGCCTTTCCATCAAAGGGGCTACACTGCAGCCCAGCGAGGATTTTTTTTGAAGCTCGCTTATTTAAGGGGTCTGAATAGCTTCAAATCTCCTTTCAGTGAAGCCGAAAAAATTAAACTATCTATATAAATCAGAGACCATTAACTGCACTGTGAAAAAGCAGAACTCAATGACATTTAAATCCGATAAAATGTCACTTTTCAAaatagaaatttatttttttcaaaataaaatagatTGAATAAACTTTGTGAAATGGTTTATGAAACCCTAGTAAATGGAAATACTATTAACTATAAATTCTCAAAGAAGGAATATTTTATCACATAATAAATCCAATGATACGTGTCATTTAAATTTAGTTTTAGATATTGTATCCATTTAATTCAAGTTGCGACCAATATCAATTCTGCCTCAAATTTAATTGACAACAATGTATTATTTGATCTTCATATTTTATTTATCAACAGATCAGTTGTACCAATTAATAAATATGTCCAGAAATGGTGGGCATATAAATATGGATATAGCCATTCGTtcttattacaaattatttttgtttcattATTATGTTTTTCCCCTTTACTTGCTATTTTGTTCAGCTTTAATTGCCACCTAATACTTCATGTTCAGATAAAATGAAACTATTatataatgaagaaaaaaaagaataatatacATTGTAATGATAAAAATAATTGTGACATTTAGATTTCATTCtaaattgtttttaataaaatttaccTTTGAAACAATCTAGCTTActaaataatatttatatagataaaaatagaaaaaattgaaTCTAACTTTAGAATGTAAATTTTGCATTATTTCTCACAACGTAACACAGTAGAGCTCAGCAGTGTGAATAAAATTATATGCAGCTTCcagtatacatttatatatttagTTATTTTTGCAAGTTATAAGATGAAGCCAGCATCAGACATTAAAAGAGTTTTCGCTCGCTTTATGCTACAGCATGAATCAAGCATCATTCTTAGAGGCTCTGATGAACGCTGAATAACAATGAGATGCAATAGactttaccccccaaaaaaactttcaCATGAACGATTGTTCTTAGATGAGTGGTGCGGTTTCACTGGCTCGTACAGAGGTGTAAAGTACACCATTAACTATTACCAATTTATTAAACAAGTGGTTATTTTTCTATTCAGTATAAGAGAAATCTGGCTAAACTGGGTCAGGTTTCTTCATCATATGCAGTTAAATCTCCTGTATTCTTCCTATTGGTCTTAAGTAACCAGAGGGATACACTTCCTTCAGTTCCAATTGAACATTGGCTATaaggcaaaaataataaaaaaaatataaaaggaagATACAATATTGGTTTTGAATGAATTGCaaaagtatatttttttaataatatttggcagcttaaaaaataaaaatagttaatATTCATATCATTCTATAAATCTGTATAGTGGAGAAGGCCTATTATAAGAAATGATGGTAAGGTTGCGATTCATTTTTTTATATGAAttgatatatatgtattatactattttGAACTAATAGGAAATAAtaaggaaatatatatttttgctgGTTGTGCttgtgcttttttatttttttcccgtgCACACCACCCTGTATAAATTCTTTTTAGACAGCCTATTAGTGTCTTATTTCTAAGCATTAATGCCCAGCATACACTAGAGATTCATTTTGTTTGGTGACATTGAAAAGGTGGGACTGTATGAAGTGCCAACAGGTTTCCAATGACTTGTCCCTGAGGGTGGGTGTTTAGAAGTGCTTTGACAAGGCTGGCTGATTTAACCTTTGCCTGTTTTGCCCTGCCAGGGGTGGCCACTAGATGTCAAGCTCATAATACAATTAGTACATATGTGCAGTTGACCTTGGCAGCATGGTTGCTTCAGTTGTGATAAGTGTTAACACTAGTATTGAGTGTTACCTAGAGGTCCTGCTACATGCTACAGAGACCACTATGTGCCAGTTGTCTTAAAAAGGACTTTTTAAAATGAAATGTAAATGTTTCCAGCCCTGCTGAATAAACATTTATGCTTAGCCAGAAAAATGTTTCTGGCTTATAGACATATATAAATATCAATAAACCATGGCCTGAATATTGTATGTTACAATATTATtgtaaacgtaaaaaaaatatcatattaattGTTACTTATTATAGTATTAAATATAGCTAGGCAAAGGTTGATCAATTACATACaacgtatatataataatatcttgTTATTATACATCCCTACCTAATAATTTTTTAGTCTGGACATGCTTAAAATAGTTAGAATATTTATTAATAGTTATTATAAAATAATCTGCTTAATGTACATTATCTATACCGAGATATAAACTTAAAAGCTGTCGTGTATATAAACTGAAAGACTTATATAACTAGTTGGGACGGTTAGCTCATATTTTGTGTTTTTGAAAATCATGTAcatagtgacccccccccccccttctgagTAAATTATATAACATGATTTACTTAATTAAAATTATTCAGTCTAATTTAACAGGAAGCCTGAAGCTATATCTAATATATTTTGTTCCCTGAAGGTATTGTGATAAGTAATAAGCTTTAactgaaaatatttattttatagaaCACATGACAAAGAACAAAAGAGAAGGAAAAACAGCGTAatagtatagaatatatacataatagATCTCATTAAAGCTTTAATTCAATTGAAATTACTGACTTGTTTCTtaagaaaataaaatgttacattttaatatcaatgataaaaccttgtttttagaaatgaacaaattattgtttttcaattaTCATCCTAAAATAGACCATGGAtttctaaatataaaaaataaagttctgattTTTGTATTAAACAATTCATAACAACCCAGTAAAATAAAACCACATTCTTATATAGTTAACCGCGTTTCATTGTAATCTGCATATTTGCTAATGATATTGGAGATTCTAAGCTTGACTCCATCCGCAGTGTTTAAGTAGCTAATGGATTGCTTTCATGATTATAAAActgagaagaagaaaaaaaaaaagacaagaagACATTTGGTGACTATGCCACAGGTGGTTGTTACTTAACAAATTCTGAGATTTAGGCCACTGAATAGATTAATCTAAATATGCTAGGCCTATAACATTGTGCACAGCAATAGTGCCCTCCACTGTTCACTGTCATGTTGACAGCCATTGTGGTGTTTGAAAGAGGGCAAAAAATTCTATTGAGTCTGGAATTTCAACTACATTGTTGAACACAGTAGGGGTCTCTATTTGTCTCCTCCTGTTTCACAGCTTGGGCTCTGTATGCGATAATTCATCTTCTTTTATGGGAATCACAGCCATCATGAAGAGTTAAAAAGAATTAATTTGCAAGAAAACAAAATGTTCCCAAACAGTTTCCTAGAATTTAGTAAAATCAGTCAAGAAATGGGAAAGTCACTTTGCAGAATAAGAAATACATTTTCATTTGACCacttatatatacttatatacactgCAGGGACAGATGATGCACCTATATGCTGTTTTATGTAAAGAAAGACGTAATTGGCTATACGATTGTCCTGAGCACATGCTGCAAGCATGTTTTTGTTCATGAGCATTTCAGCTAAACAGAAAAGTAACAGTATATAGCAATGCAGAATGTTTTTGTACATGAGCTGTTATTCACCTATAGACatccataaaaaaaactaatttggaTGTTTTACTAATTTGACTTAAATTCTAATTTATATTGAAGTCATGGGATGCTATGTTTTATGTGGCTTACCCTGGTATAACTTAGAACCATGGAGTATCATGTAGTGTGTTTTATAAATTGCTGTGTACTGTATTATCATTTTAAAATTATAGGTAACAGTGTTCTATGTATCAGGAAAGAATAAGGAACTCAACATTGATTGCAACCTTTGCTTAGATCCAATTTTTAGATAAGGGTCTAATCTGCCCACTCAACTGAGAGCCTCTAGAATATCTTAGAAGTGCAAGTTGTAAATAGGTCAGCTCCAATTATATACATCAagcagatctatctatctatctatctatctatctatctatctatctatctatctatcatctatctatctatctatctatctatctatctatctatctatctatctatctatctatctatctatctatctatctatctatctatctatctatctatctatctataacagTGTCCATGGATTGATTATAAAGGTTGCTCTTTATTATTATGGAAAATGTTCATTAAAATAAGAATAGTCACGCTTCCTATGCTTATGAGCGTGCAGTGAAGCATATGTTTCTTTATATTTATGATTAGCATTCAGTATGGGTTCAGTCTTACATTTCTTGTACTCTGACAGGTAGCCAAATGTTAGACCCGGTGCATTATCCTCTTCACTACTTAGGCAGATCTGAGTGGTCCTGTTCAGTAAAAAATTTGTAGCATGTTAAAGTTTCCTATTTACATGTAATGAAAAAAACAATTGGGAAAATGCATCTTTTAAAGGGAACTAAATGCAGCTTAGAAGTGATATTTCTGTTTCAGCCATTATTTTGCAAGTCCATTAAGGACAGGAGCAGCAATTAAATATTAAAGAAGCCTGCTAAGCATAGTGTTCTTTGGTGTGTATGACACTTCTCACTTACTCAAATTTTACTTAACTTAATGGGAAATACAGGAGACTTTAATATCTGTATTGGCCGAGCCCTTCTTTACTCCTCATAAAGTTACACATCAAACAAAATTGCAATTCAAGGGCACTGCAAAATGTCATTCAAATGGCTACCCGAAAGCCGGGCAATGCTGCTTGCATTGGATAATAATGTACATGTTTTACAGATAGATGGGCTGCTAATTAATTGTGTCATACCTGGACTGACTTCTATagtttatattttttctatacaGAGCTATAAACCATAGCATGTCAGTAAACTTACTATGTTTTGTTTTTGggttttatattttctatttattCATTATCTAATTGGTGTATTGCATTTATACCATGGTGTAAATGTATCCCTTTATCaacattctatctatctatctatctatctatctatctatctatctatctatctatctatctatctatctatctatctatctatctatctatctattcatctatccatctatctatcatttatctatttatctatctatctatctatctatctatctatctatctatctatctatctatctatctatctatctatctatctatcatataataATCTTAAAAATTTAGGTAACAGCGTTCTCAGTGGAAAGAATAAGAAACCTAAACATAGGTTAATAATTCAACATAGAATTGATTGCAGCCTTTCCAAAGATACAATTTTTAGATAAGGGTCTAATTTGTCCACTCAGCATATTATTAACTGAGAGCTTATTACTTGGTGCAATTTCTAGAATATTTCTGAACATATATTGTCCCATACATAATAAGCATTTACTATCCACTTGTTTTACAGTTAGGGATATTGATGTTTGAAAACAATGATTTACATGTACACGTTCATGGAGGTAATTCCGCACACGACTGTTTCACCAGAATACATTAAAATTCAAAACAATCTAGGCAGTGTTAATTCATCCAATTCTACAGGAAACCACTTGAGGAGAAACATGCCTCTTGTACATTTAAACTGCTGTAAAAAAGCCAATTCTCAGTGACCGATTCTGAACATGATagtgtgtttgattaaaaaaaaaaagtgcaccacAGCTGCTTTCCTTACTACACAGAACATTACTGCAAAAGGGATCCAAAAGTAtttgtgaagaagtcaaatacttTGCACCTAAGATATATTGGTGGGGTTTGCAGCTAAAATCTGTGCAATTTTAAATGAAAATTCGCTGCATAGTAGGAAAAGATATAATCACATCCAATATTATTTCCACAAAAGGAATTAATATACCTAattattgtttatattttattagccTGTATTTTATTGAATTCAAGCATATCATTTGGGTATAAATGCAAAGTTATAATGATATGATATGCATATATGTAAATATAGCAAATGCtagtacaataaatatatattcaaataaaaaaatatatatagaaaaaaatgaaatatttatcATTTTGCCTTCTAAAATGATTAtgccaacatatatatatatataatattctgTAGTTTGGTACCTTTTCATatttttagatacattttcaagattgaatttttaaaacttttattatttaaacATTTTAATCCGTGGTTATTAATTTGTATTATACCTTTTATTACTGTTCTATTACtactcattttaaaaaaaactaaagttaaACCAATTGAGTTTGTTTCTACCAAGAATTGAATAAATTATTTTCACAGATACATTTTCTAATTATGTTTGGTTTCGTTTTATCTATTTACCCATATAATATCAATTTTTTAGTTAATGTTTTAAGCAAGATAAAATACTTTGAACTTTGATCATAACTACATTGTTAGCGTAATAATTGGCCAATATTTATAGGATGCTTAATAGAAGTCAGAGTAAaaaaaggaatatatatatatgtataaatagccaaatatattttactatttaaaTTGTAcaactaaaatttaaaaaaatgtttaaatactGTAGCTTGGCATTATATTGTACATTCAAATATATTTATAAACAATTCTACATTTTATGTCCACAATAGTAGGCTTACAGTAAAATATAGATTTGATATTCATATAGAATGATATTCATCGCTACCACTCAGCACTAGGCTTTCTGACTGCTGCTGTCTATTCCGTCAGATGAAAAAAAAGGATATTTCTGTAATATGCAGAGAAGGAATATGAAGTTACTGAGCAATGAGTGTGCATTCCTACTGGGAAGTTTTTCAAAtactagaattttatttttttatatgttcatttctcattccagcacagCTATTTATTTGATCAGGTGTGAATTAGAATTCTGTTCATTAAACATGCTTGTTATTCAGCACAAGAGGGTAACGCAAGTCAGAGGAAGTGACTGCCTACAACAGTAATTAAACATGTGTAACCAATTAGTGGGTTTTCTACAATGGCACAAGCATATAATTTGCAGAGCCTTTCTATAAGAATAGATGAAAATAGGTACAAAACGTGTGTCTGACTGCAGCATACTTATGTTTAAACATGTCAGCAGAAATGTAGTTTAAATATGTAATACTTAGTTTGTTCACAAATCTGTGAACTTGACGCTGTGTCGGAATAACATGTAATTTTAGTTTCCTGCTAAAGAAATATGGCATTTGACAGCATCAATTATTTTTGTGTAGAATTAGCAGTTAAGTGTcaggtattattttttttccatcgaaAATACAATTTAGATCAAATGTTAAGCATGTACCCATTTACACCAAAGGAAAGCAGTTTGTATTTCTATGAACTTGGATTTTACTTTAAAACTGACAATTTGTCTTTCAAAGTTCTTAGTGTTTAGGTCAAAGGTTAATGTAATTAAGATATTATGGCTTTGCTGCTTTAAGTACAAAAGAACACAACTGGATCTACTAATGGTTACCCTACTTACATGATAGGTTGGAGTTTATTTATATGAAGTTAGTTATATGGGAAACAGCCTTTACAGAAATATCAGCAAATGTGAATGTATTCTCACTGATCTAACTATTATATAGAGTAACAGGAATGTGAAATGTCTCAGCAATGGATAAGGACAATGCGTAGAAATAGTCAGAGGCCATACATGTATAACAGGGGTTCAGCTCGTGTTGTCAGGCATTGCTTCAAGTTTAAAGGTTACAGATTAGTTTAGCAATGTTAACTGAACTGGCAAAGGCATCTATAATTTTGCTGGAAATTAGGAAGCTTGATGCTAAAGGGGAATCCTAATGAGCCCATCAAAAGCTTGATTTGTACCCAACAGACAAGGTTGCTGTGAATTGTATGAAAATATTGGAAATCAATGGCTTCTATGGAATTTCATTAAGAAGCAGTATCCACAATTGATAGAGCTTCATAATTTGATGGATTGTGCAAAGAAAAATAGTAGCTAGGTAAAAGGTGTCATAGAAAATTGTTGAAGTGGGGTaatttgtacaaaataaaaagtattGATTTTACTCGTGCAAAATTTTCAAATGTAGAGTACTTTATCTTTCAGCTTAATAGCTTATACAGTCTTTTCATTTGCTTTTAGCAGTACCTGGGGAAGGACCAGATGATGGGGATAGCGGGAATGAAAGCCGAAGTGGAAGTGAGGAGACCAATGTTTGTGAAAAATGCTGTGCTGAATTCTTCAAATGGACTGACTTCTTAGAGCACAAGAAGACCTGCACTAAAAACCCTCTTGTGTTGATTGTAAATGATGATGTAGCAGCAACAGCCTCAGAAGAGTTTCCCGAGCCATCGCCTGCTAGCTCTTCAAGTCCTCAGGCAGAGAGCGAGACTGCAGAAGAAGCTGTTCAGGTAGAAAATAATGAAACTTGCGatataaaagaaacagaaaaggAAGAGGAACCCATGGAGGTTGAAACCACTGAAGAAAAACATTTTCCAAATCAAGAAGCCTCAAACACTTCTACTCCTCTACCTCAAATACCCGATCCACCTTCCATGACTAATTACAACATGCCAAACACTAATGTTACATTAGAGACTCTTCAAAGTACAAAAGTGGCAGTTGCACAGTTTTCACAGAATGCAAGGTGCATAGGTGGTACAGGTGCTGCCACTGCAGCTACAGCTATGGCAATTCCAATGATTCTAGAACAATTGATGGCACTGCAACAGCAACAGATCCACCAGCTGCAACTCATTGAACAAATACGCAGTCAAGTTGCACTGATGAATCGTCAGCCACTACGTCCTCCATTGACCTCTTCAGTTGCAGCACAAAATCCTCCAATTTCAACACCCAGTCAGCTGCAGAGCTTTACTGCACATCCAAGCCTTCAGTTAACACCTATAGTCCCATCCAATCTTGCAGGATCAGTATCTAACAATCAACTACCATCATTTGAAAATCCACAACACACATCACAGCCTGCCTCTGGGGCAAGTACCCCAAATATCCCATGTTCTCTCCCTTGTACACCAACAGAAACAAGCACATCCTTATCAACAAATGCTAAATCAGCATCAGTAACCCCTAGTCCTGTGCCTAATACAACGACCAGTACTACTTATCCTCAGAGCTCATCTACTCCTCCATCCATTGGACATGGAAATATCCTTATCTCACCTTCCGGTTTGCCAAGCCCACTTCTACCTCAGAGTTCTTCAAATAGTGTGATCTTCCCCAATCCACTTGCAAGCATAGCTGCAACTGCAAATGCATTAGACCCCCTTTCTGCACTTATGAAGCATCGTAAGGGAAAGCCACCCAATGTATCAGTGTTTGAGACCAAGTCAACTTCTGAGGACCCATTTTTCAAACATAAATGCAGATTTTGTGCCAAGGTCTTTGGAAGCGATAGTGCTTTACAGATCCACTTGCGCTCTCATACAGGTGAAAGGCCTTTTAAATGTAATATATGTGGAAATCGGTTTTCCACAAAAGGCAATTTAAAAGTTCATtttcagagacataaagaaaagtATCCCCATATTCAGATGAATCCATATCCTGTTCCAGAATATCTTGACAATGTACCAACTAGTTCTGGAATACCATATGGAATGTCTCTTCCTCCTGAAAAGCCAGTAACAACATGGTTAGATAGCAAGCCAGTATTACCAACAATTCAAACTTCTATTGGGTTGCAACTACCCCCCACATTATCAGGACTAAACAGCTATGGTGATTCACCCAGCATTACCCCACTTAATAGATCACCTCAAAGGCCATCTCCTGCATCAAGTGAATGCAACTCTTTATCACCAAACATAAACCACTCTGAAACTTGCATGATAACATCTGCAGAATCTCCACAATCTTCTCAGACAGCTACCACTGCTATCGCAAAAACAGAACCCATTGTTCTTCCTCCTACAGTTGCAAGAACAGCtgaacagcctgtgattggacagATATCCTCTCCTGTAACTACATCTATACCCATGCTAACAGACACCAGTATATCAACAAGCCTCCCAAATCCAGTGCTTCCATCTATGCCTGAGCAGTTCCAAGCAGCAAAATTTCCATTTGGGGGTCTTCTAGAGTCTATGCAAACATCAGAAACATCAAAACTGCAACAACTAGTTGAGAACATTGATAAAAAAATGACAGATCCAAATCAATGTGTCATTTGTCACCGAGTGCTTAGTTGTCAGAGCGCTCTTAAGATGCATTACAGAACCCATACAGGAGAGAGACCGTTTAAATGCAAAATTTGTGGACGTGCTTTTACTACTAAGGGAAATTTGAAAACTCATTTTGGTGTTCATCGAGCAAAACCTCCATTAAGAGTTCAACATTCATGTCCTATTTGTCAGAAAAAGTTTACGAATGCTGTTGTCCTGCAGCAACATATCCGTATGCATATGGGTGGCCAGATTCCAAATACCCCTTTGCCTGAGGGCTATCAGGATTCAATGGACTGTGAGCTTTCCTATGATGAACAGAATCTTGAAACACTGAGCAATTATGATGATGAATTTGATGATAATTCTATGGACGATGATCTAGACATGAAAGATACAGAAAATGATCCTTCTAAACCACTGATACCATACCCTGAGTCATCACCTTCTTCACCTCCCACTGTCATTTCAAGTATTGCTGCTTTAGAAAATCAGATGAAAATGATTGACTCTGTTATGAATGCACAGCAATTTATTGGTTTAAAAACGTTAGAAAACGGATCGGGGGAAATTGATCGCTTAAGCAACGATTCTTCATCTGCTGCAGGAGATCTTGAGAGCCAAAGTGCAGGCAGTCCTGCCATGTCTGAGTCCTCTTCATCAATGCAGGTTTTGTCCCCTGCACATAGTCATAGTGAAAGCATCCGATCAAAATCTCCCCATATAATTAATCAAGAACAGCCACCAGAACTTCAGCTTAAGACAGAAAAGGCTGACAGTCCCTTGCCTGTCCCACAAACTGAAGGTGCACTGGATCTGACATCCACCAATCCTGGGAGACCAATCATCAAAGAAGAGGCCCCTTTTAGCCTACTGTTCCTGAGCAGAGAACGTGGTAAGTTTAAAAGTACTGTTTGTAATATCTGTGGCAAGCCTTTTGCTTGCAAAAGTGCATTGGAAATTCACTACCGCAGCCATACTAAAGAACGGCCATTTATTTGTACAGTCTGCAATCGTGGGTGTTCCACTATGGGTAATTTAAGACAACACTTACTGACACACAAATTGAAAGAGCTCCCATCTCAGTTATTTGAACCCAACTTTACCCTAGGTCCCAGCCAAACTACTACTAGCCTGGTCACCAGCACAGCGCCTGCCATGATCAAAATGGAAGTGAATGGTCACACCAAGTCGATCTCATTGGGTGAAGGTCCTCACCTTCCAGCTGGAATCCAGGTTCCTGCTGCACCACAGACAGCGATGAGCCCAGGCATCACTCCTATGCTGGCACCCCCTCCACGACGAACTCCCAAGCAACACAACTGTCACTCCTGTGGAAAGACCTTCTCTTCAGCAAGTGCACTACAGATACATGAACGTACTCATACTGGTGAAAAGCCATTTGGTTGCACAATCTGTGGTAGAGCATTTACCACAAAAGGGAATCTTAAGGTAAGGTGAAATCTCTGCAGTCATACAAAAGAAAACATAAGGATTTGGGGAAAAGATCAGTCGGTCAATTAGATTTACaaagtttaaatttttttatagatTGAAATGTCATTGTCATTTCTTAAAGCAAATGACACAACATATTCTAAAGATTGCCAAAAAATAACAGGCATAGTTGTGCCCAAATGCTTTGAACGTATGAGAACTCtggatgcacatgctgcagatgaGCCCTTGAACGATCATTAATATAGTCTATAAACCATATGTAGCTGTAATTTCAATCTAGTTGTGTAAACTTTCTCATTTACTAGGTCCCTGTGAATACATTCACACTCTGTATGAAATTAAGACTTTCCCAACAAGTAGGTAAGCTCCCAGTTATAGGTTAATTATATATAATACAACAGTTTTGTTATGACAATGACTTAAATCCTCAAGCGGTTAATATCTATAAAATTATGCTTTGTAGCAAAACACCCCAGAGGCACATTTACCACAATAGTATACAATTTGCATTACATTTCTAATAGTGGGCACATCATAGGGCTGATGTTTGTTATGTTGATCATGTGTAGAATTAGgtgtttttttactaaataattatAATATTTTTGTCACTGAGTAAGAAAGAAAATATCAGACTGCACATTTTTGTAAATTCGagtcaaaattatatttttatgtatTGAAGACAGACCAAGAAGTCTCAAATTATTATTAATTAAAGATCTATGATATAAAATGTGCACA is from Rhinoderma darwinii isolate aRhiDar2 chromosome 5, aRhiDar2.hap1, whole genome shotgun sequence and encodes:
- the SALL3 gene encoding sal-like protein 3 isoform X4; translated protein: MSRRKQAKPQHLKSDEDISTTEVLTDSNAVPGEGPDDGDSGNESRSGSEETNVCEKCCAEFFKWTDFLEHKKTCTKNPLVLIVNDDVAATASEEFPEPSPASSSSPQAESETAEEAVQVENNETCDIKETEKEEEPMEVETTEEKHFPNQEASNTSTPLPQIPDPPSMTNYNMPNTNVTLETLQSTKVAVAQFSQNARCIGGTGAATAATAMAIPMILEQLMALQQQQIHQLQLIEQIRSQVALMNRQPLRPPLTSSVAAQNPPISTPSQLQSFTAHPSLQLTPIVPSNLAGSVSNNQLPSFENPQHTSQPASGASTPNIPCSLPCTPTETSTSLSTNAKSASVTPSPVPNTTTSTTYPQSSSTPPSIGHGNILISPSGLPSPLLPQSSSNSVIFPNPLASIAATANALDPLSALMKHRKGKPPNVSVFETKSTSEDPFFKHKCRFCAKVFGSDSALQIHLRSHTGERPFKCNICGNRFSTKGNLKVHFQRHKEKYPHIQMNPYPVPEYLDNVPTSSGIPYGMSLPPEKPVTTWLDSKPVLPTIQTSIGLQLPPTLSGLNSYGDSPSITPLNRSPQRPSPASSECNSLSPNINHSETCMITSAESPQSSQTATTAIAKTEPIVLPPTVARTAEQPVIGQISSPVTTSIPMLTDTSISTSLPNPVLPSMPEQFQAAKFPFGGLLESMQTSETSKLQQLVENIDKKMTDPNQCVICHRVLSCQSALKMHYRTHTGERPFKCKICGRAFTTKGNLKTHFGVHRAKPPLRVQHSCPICQKKFTNAVVLQQHIRMHMGGQIPNTPLPEGYQDSMDCELSYDEQNLETLSNYDDEFDDNSMDDDLDMKDTENDPSKPLIPYPESSPSSPPTVISSIAALENQMKMIDSVMNAQQFIGLKTLENGSGEIDRLSNDSSSAAGDLESQSAGSPAMSESSSSMQVLSPAHSHSESIRSKSPHIINQEQPPELQLKTEKADSPLPVPQTEGALDLTSTNPGRPIIKEEAPFSLLFLSRERGPYGDSHVE
- the SALL3 gene encoding sal-like protein 3 isoform X3; translated protein: MSRRKQAKPQHLKSDEDISTTEVLTDSNVPGEGPDDGDSGNESRSGSEETNVCEKCCAEFFKWTDFLEHKKTCTKNPLVLIVNDDVAATASEEFPEPSPASSSSPQAESETAEEAVQVENNETCDIKETEKEEEPMEVETTEEKHFPNQEASNTSTPLPQIPDPPSMTNYNMPNTNVTLETLQSTKVAVAQFSQNARCIGGTGAATAATAMAIPMILEQLMALQQQQIHQLQLIEQIRSQVALMNRQPLRPPLTSSVAAQNPPISTPSQLQSFTAHPSLQLTPIVPSNLAGSVSNNQLPSFENPQHTSQPASGASTPNIPCSLPCTPTETSTSLSTNAKSASVTPSPVPNTTTSTTYPQSSSTPPSIGHGNILISPSGLPSPLLPQSSSNSVIFPNPLASIAATANALDPLSALMKHRKGKPPNVSVFETKSTSEDPFFKHKCRFCAKVFGSDSALQIHLRSHTGERPFKCNICGNRFSTKGNLKVHFQRHKEKYPHIQMNPYPVPEYLDNVPTSSGIPYGMSLPPEKPVTTWLDSKPVLPTIQTSIGLQLPPTLSGLNSYGDSPSITPLNRSPQRPSPASSECNSLSPNINHSETCMITSAESPQSSQTATTAIAKTEPIVLPPTVARTAEQPVIGQISSPVTTSIPMLTDTSISTSLPNPVLPSMPEQFQAAKFPFGGLLESMQTSETSKLQQLVENIDKKMTDPNQCVICHRVLSCQSALKMHYRTHTGERPFKCKICGRAFTTKGNLKTHFGVHRAKPPLRVQHSCPICQKKFTNAVVLQQHIRMHMGGQIPNTPLPEGYQDSMDCELSYDEQNLETLSNYDDEFDDNSMDDDLDMKDTENDPSKPLIPYPESSPSSPPTVISSIAALENQMKMIDSVMNAQQFIGLKTLENGSGEIDRLSNDSSSAAGDLESQSAGSPAMSESSSSMQVLSPAHSHSESIRSKSPHIINQEQPPELQLKTEKADSPLPVPQTEGALDLTSTNPGRPIIKEEAPFSLLFLSRERGPSQTTTSLVTSTAPAMIKMEVNGHTKSISLGEGPHLPAGIQVPAAPQTAMSPGITPMLAPPPRRTPKQHNCHSCGKTFSSASALQIHERTHTGEKPFGCTICGRAFTTKGNLKVHMGTHMWNNAPARRGRRLSVENPMALLGGDALKFSEMFQKDLAARAMNVDPSFWNQYAAAITNGLAMKNNEISVIQNGGIPQLPVSLGGSAIPPLSNMSSGMDRIRTGSSPSIISMDKVGSESIVNRPFTRFIEENKEIGIN